A window of the bacterium genome harbors these coding sequences:
- a CDS encoding penicillin acylase family protein: protein MRWLKPIFGILLMLAVFLLLNFRQQQIPPLGKFLNPFAGFWQNNTTQDELPTHMFLPGLQDSVHVLWDERRVPHIFAGNEHDLYFAQGYLTARDRLWQMEFQTHAAAGRLAEIVGARGLEHDRFRRRLGMVYAAENALAAMRADSATWQAAEAYARGVNAWISNLPLRHLPLEYKILDYRPEAWTVMKSALLLKLMAWRLTSRNEEVVMSRTAAALGDSLTRLLHPGYPPFMEPIVPAETQWQFVPAAVPQQGHEFKYVPPEDASLSAALPARGSNNWAVAGSRTTSGYPILCNDPHLTLNLPAIWYEVQLAAPTVNVYGVSLPGAPAVVIGFNQQVAWGVTNAESDVMDWYHIVFQDSTRQAYFHDGAWRPTAWRVEEIKIRGGATVRDSIPFTHHGPVAYRAAEKPFASDVPRGAALRWVAHDASNELATFLKLNRSRNYGDFLAALEHYACPAQNFAFADSAGTIALWHHGRFPLRWPEQGRTVSDGSDRAYDWPGWIARAHLPHTVNPGRGFVSSANQSPVADTYPYFLGGEYAAFERGARINSQLAALSHLRPEDMQALQNDVVDLHAATVLPALLAQLPPTGLTPEQAQARAELEQWNYEFQADQVAPAIFAQWWRALQDSIWNDEWPNSDHRLKRPRRDVTVDLILHAPHAPYFDRRNTAARETLPDLAWLALQSAVRQLREKFGPMGPAWQWGHTRGTDLRHLADIPGLGRLGLRSSGNYTCVNAITNTTGPSWRMITALGPQPQAWVIYPGGQSGNPGSQFYDNFVDDWLAGKSYAALYLKSHLQTDDRLIGRTILRGRP, encoded by the coding sequence ATGCGCTGGCTCAAACCGATTTTCGGCATTCTGCTCATGCTGGCTGTTTTCCTCCTGCTCAATTTCCGGCAGCAGCAAATTCCACCACTCGGGAAATTCCTCAATCCCTTTGCCGGGTTTTGGCAAAACAACACTACCCAGGATGAATTGCCCACCCACATGTTCCTGCCCGGATTGCAGGATAGCGTGCACGTGTTGTGGGATGAGCGCCGCGTGCCGCATATCTTTGCCGGGAACGAGCACGATTTGTATTTTGCGCAAGGTTATCTCACGGCCCGCGACCGGCTCTGGCAAATGGAGTTTCAGACGCATGCGGCTGCCGGCCGGCTGGCGGAGATCGTCGGCGCACGCGGCCTGGAACACGATCGCTTCCGCCGCCGCCTGGGCATGGTCTACGCCGCGGAGAATGCCCTGGCTGCCATGCGTGCCGATTCCGCCACCTGGCAGGCGGCCGAGGCCTATGCCCGCGGCGTCAACGCCTGGATCAGCAATCTGCCGCTGCGCCACTTACCGCTGGAATACAAGATTCTCGACTACCGTCCGGAAGCGTGGACGGTGATGAAGTCGGCGCTGCTGCTGAAACTCATGGCCTGGCGCCTGACCAGCCGCAATGAGGAAGTCGTCATGTCGCGCACGGCCGCGGCGCTGGGCGATTCGCTGACGCGGCTGTTGCATCCCGGCTATCCGCCGTTCATGGAGCCGATTGTGCCGGCGGAGACGCAGTGGCAGTTTGTGCCGGCGGCGGTGCCGCAGCAGGGTCACGAGTTCAAATACGTGCCGCCGGAGGACGCTTCTCTCTCGGCGGCCCTGCCGGCGCGGGGCAGCAACAATTGGGCAGTGGCGGGCAGCCGCACAACCAGCGGTTATCCGATTCTCTGCAATGACCCTCACCTGACGCTCAACCTGCCGGCGATTTGGTATGAAGTGCAACTGGCCGCGCCGACAGTCAACGTCTATGGCGTGAGCTTGCCGGGCGCGCCCGCGGTGGTCATCGGCTTCAACCAGCAAGTCGCCTGGGGCGTCACCAATGCCGAATCCGATGTGATGGATTGGTATCACATCGTTTTTCAAGACAGCACGCGCCAGGCTTATTTCCATGACGGCGCCTGGCGGCCAACGGCCTGGCGCGTCGAGGAAATCAAGATCCGCGGCGGCGCGACGGTGCGCGACTCGATTCCCTTCACCCATCACGGGCCGGTGGCCTATCGTGCTGCGGAAAAGCCGTTTGCCAGCGACGTGCCACGCGGCGCCGCGCTGCGCTGGGTGGCGCATGACGCCTCGAATGAACTGGCCACTTTTCTCAAGCTGAATCGCAGCCGTAATTACGGCGATTTTCTCGCCGCATTGGAACACTATGCCTGCCCGGCACAGAATTTTGCGTTCGCCGACAGCGCCGGCACGATTGCGCTGTGGCACCATGGCCGCTTCCCGCTGCGCTGGCCGGAGCAGGGCCGTACGGTCAGCGACGGCAGTGATCGTGCCTACGATTGGCCGGGTTGGATTGCGCGCGCGCATCTGCCGCACACGGTGAATCCCGGCCGTGGTTTTGTCAGCTCCGCAAATCAGAGTCCGGTCGCCGATACCTACCCCTATTTTCTCGGCGGCGAGTATGCTGCCTTTGAGCGCGGCGCCCGCATCAATTCCCAGCTTGCAGCGCTGAGCCACCTGCGTCCGGAAGACATGCAGGCTTTGCAGAATGACGTCGTGGATCTGCATGCCGCCACGGTCTTGCCGGCGCTGCTGGCGCAACTGCCGCCAACCGGCTTGACGCCGGAGCAGGCGCAGGCACGCGCCGAACTCGAGCAGTGGAATTATGAGTTTCAGGCCGATCAGGTGGCGCCGGCAATTTTTGCGCAATGGTGGCGCGCCTTGCAGGATTCGATTTGGAATGATGAATGGCCAAACAGTGACCACCGCCTCAAGCGGCCGCGCCGGGACGTGACCGTTGACTTGATTCTGCATGCGCCGCACGCGCCCTACTTCGACCGGCGCAACACCGCTGCCCGCGAAACTCTGCCCGACCTCGCCTGGCTCGCATTGCAATCCGCGGTGCGCCAGCTTCGCGAGAAGTTCGGGCCAATGGGGCCGGCTTGGCAATGGGGCCACACGCGCGGAACCGACCTTCGCCATCTTGCCGATATTCCCGGCCTGGGGCGCTTGGGTTTGCGCAGCAGCGGTAACTACACCTGCGTCAATGCCATCACCAACACTACTGGGCCTTCCTGGCGCATGATAACGGCCCTGGGTCCGCAGCCGCAAGCTTGGGTAATTTATCCGGGCGGCCAGTCGGGCAATCCCGGCTCACAGTTCTATGACAACTTTGTGGATGACTGGCTGGCCGGGAAGAGTTACGCGGCGCTTTATTTGAAATCACATTTGCAGACGGATGATCGTCTCATCGGCAGGACTATTTTGCGAGGGAGGCCATGA
- a CDS encoding CHAT domain-containing protein, whose amino-acid sequence MSKVIRILFLAANPRDTSPLRLDEEVRRIDQALRQSQFRDRFEIEQQWAVRVSDLQSHLLRYQPDIVHFSGHGSEASEIILEDHEGNSQPVSSAAFGQLFALLKDNIRCVVLNACFSAGQAQAIAQQIDCVIGMSSAIGDAAALSFASAFYQALGFGRDLQTAFDLGCLQINLESLDEQQTPKLIAPKSDPKQVIFASAEPLPTGAVPAGPPEGTTASSREYAILMTIGTACLCLIILVLGTVWAVLDNKINVETLGKIESAGFGGGLLGFGTILYRIIKIALSGGGQK is encoded by the coding sequence ATGAGCAAAGTCATCCGCATTCTCTTCCTCGCTGCGAATCCCCGCGATACCAGCCCGCTGCGCCTGGATGAGGAAGTCCGGCGCATCGATCAGGCGTTGCGCCAATCCCAATTTCGCGACCGCTTCGAGATCGAGCAGCAATGGGCGGTGCGCGTCAGCGATCTGCAAAGCCATCTCCTGCGCTACCAACCCGATATCGTCCACTTCAGCGGCCACGGCAGCGAGGCCAGCGAAATCATTCTGGAAGACCACGAGGGCAACAGCCAGCCGGTGTCGAGCGCGGCGTTCGGGCAGTTGTTTGCCCTGTTGAAAGACAACATCCGCTGCGTCGTGCTCAACGCCTGCTTCTCCGCCGGCCAGGCGCAGGCGATCGCGCAACAGATCGATTGCGTTATCGGCATGTCCTCCGCCATCGGTGACGCCGCTGCGCTCAGTTTCGCCTCCGCGTTCTATCAAGCGCTGGGCTTTGGCCGCGATCTGCAAACCGCCTTCGACCTGGGCTGCCTGCAAATCAATCTCGAAAGCTTGGACGAGCAGCAAACACCCAAGTTGATTGCGCCGAAATCCGACCCCAAACAGGTCATCTTCGCGTCTGCCGAACCCCTGCCGACCGGCGCAGTGCCGGCTGGTCCACCCGAAGGCACCACCGCCTCCTCGCGCGAATATGCCATACTCATGACCATCGGCACGGCTTGCCTGTGTTTGATCATTTTGGTGCTGGGCACGGTGTGGGCCGTGCTCGATAACAAGATCAACGTGGAGACACTCGGCAAAATCGAGTCAGCCGGGTTTGGCGGCGGGCTGCTGGGTTTCGGAACGATTCTCTACCGCATCATCAAGATCGCCTTGTCAGGAGGTGGACAGAAATGA
- a CDS encoding PepSY domain-containing protein, which produces MIVNPTGVILAVFCGLVLGCAAEKPTKPAARHDAEQIAREQVPGGFVTSLRQEVDLGRRVYKVLVQNDSTAKRVSIDAATGRIVEILDRTEDLREAMADNENLSVPLSPAVRAAAESTALAVVPGELLRWRVRKDQGRLLYRCGIAEADGKVARVTIDAVTCAVLAVDRSQPAR; this is translated from the coding sequence ATGATTGTCAATCCTACCGGCGTTATTCTCGCGGTGTTTTGTGGGCTGGTTCTGGGTTGCGCTGCGGAGAAACCCACCAAGCCGGCCGCGCGGCATGACGCCGAACAAATCGCCCGAGAGCAAGTGCCGGGCGGATTTGTCACCAGCTTGCGACAGGAGGTCGATCTGGGCAGACGGGTGTACAAAGTCTTGGTGCAAAATGATTCGACGGCGAAACGGGTGAGTATCGATGCCGCCACCGGCCGCATCGTTGAGATCCTCGATCGCACCGAGGATTTGCGCGAAGCGATGGCGGATAATGAAAACCTCTCCGTGCCGCTCAGCCCGGCGGTGCGGGCCGCCGCGGAATCCACCGCGCTGGCGGTAGTGCCGGGCGAACTCCTGCGCTGGCGGGTGCGGAAAGACCAGGGCCGCCTGCTTTATCGCTGCGGCATTGCGGAGGCGGATGGCAAGGTCGCGCGCGTCACGATCGATGCGGTCACGTGCGCTGTGCTTGCCGTCGATCGCTCGCAGCCCGCGCGCTGA
- a CDS encoding carboxypeptidase-like regulatory domain-containing protein codes for MMQVRSFGAVAALLAALLVQSCSKSPLSEDGIRVESGELQGRVQLSDGGNPAEVYVWLEGTTVATRTGSTGEFTLQLPPAVTQTDASGWHRLYFYLANYKLAWAEVLVRNGRFVYGAGDLNADGELINQVSLFKMLRILTYVEPAVVPSQFDGPVHVQVSLQATLDSVTVVYPKSVGGFLGAILLRQRESGQIFADVPDVGAHTRDYDRIGPEVRSRRLVFNFTPNIVPPGHYEIIPYFFIEHANMPDGLLASLGERVEEIGADFLKIPAKREGGQFVVTGGTGSLP; via the coding sequence ATGATGCAAGTGCGATCTTTCGGTGCGGTCGCCGCCCTTCTGGCCGCGCTGTTGGTTCAGAGTTGCAGCAAAAGCCCGCTCTCCGAGGACGGCATTCGTGTTGAAAGCGGCGAGTTGCAGGGACGCGTGCAGTTGAGCGACGGCGGCAATCCCGCCGAGGTGTACGTCTGGCTCGAAGGCACCACCGTTGCCACGCGCACCGGCAGCACGGGCGAATTCACCCTGCAATTGCCGCCGGCGGTCACGCAGACCGATGCCAGCGGCTGGCACCGGCTGTATTTCTATTTGGCAAATTACAAACTCGCTTGGGCCGAGGTGCTCGTGCGCAACGGCCGGTTCGTGTACGGCGCCGGTGACTTGAACGCCGACGGTGAGTTGATCAACCAGGTCTCGCTGTTCAAGATGCTGCGCATTCTCACCTACGTCGAGCCGGCAGTGGTGCCGAGCCAATTCGACGGCCCGGTGCACGTGCAGGTGTCGTTACAGGCCACGCTCGATTCAGTGACCGTGGTCTATCCCAAAAGCGTCGGCGGCTTTCTGGGCGCGATTCTGCTGCGGCAGCGGGAATCGGGGCAAATTTTTGCGGATGTGCCGGACGTCGGCGCGCACACGCGCGACTATGATCGCATCGGCCCCGAAGTGCGCAGCCGGCGGCTAGTGTTCAACTTCACGCCCAACATTGTGCCGCCCGGGCATTATGAAATCATCCCGTATTTCTTCATCGAGCACGCCAACATGCCCGACGGCTTGCTCGCCAGCCTGGGTGAGCGGGTCGAGGAAATCGGCGCGGACTTTCTCAAGATTCCCGCCAAGCGCGAAGGCGGCCAGTTTGTGGTGACGGGTGGCACCGGCTCCCTTCCGTGA
- a CDS encoding MFS transporter → MSLALRFGALRHRDYRIFFAGQFVSFIGTWMQNTAQSWLVYELTRSPAWLGLISFLGFLPLSLFALIGGSVADRFNRRRLVLATNALALIIAGLFAVLIWLHAVEIHLVAVLVFLNGLVNAFDIPARQSFLVEMVGKEDLANGIALNSAMFNGARMFGPAVGGLVIAAFGTAWCMAANALSFLATILAVAAIRSRAPARQEKAPLRLLQSLREGAAYIRSSQLVWGVLGLVAVSTVFGWSYTVILPVYADKILGGGAVELGQLLSASGLGALSGAVFSATVASRFRPRKILLAGLLIFTLAIMGFALSRQPLLATISLALMGLGLILFNVNSNSALQQRVPDHLRGRVMGFYVLCFGGLMPLGSLQIGFVAEKLGVTLALLLNALICGLAVFAAARVLVQMRQRPVEEPAAASPSPINGFSIER, encoded by the coding sequence CTTCGGTGCACTGCGGCATCGCGACTACCGCATCTTCTTTGCCGGCCAGTTCGTGTCCTTCATCGGCACCTGGATGCAAAACACCGCACAAAGCTGGCTCGTGTATGAACTCACCCGCTCGCCGGCATGGCTGGGCCTCATCAGCTTCTTGGGATTCCTGCCGCTTTCCTTGTTTGCGTTGATTGGCGGCAGCGTGGCCGACCGTTTCAACCGCCGGCGGCTGGTGTTGGCCACCAATGCGCTGGCGCTGATCATCGCCGGCTTGTTTGCGGTGTTGATCTGGCTGCACGCCGTCGAAATTCACCTGGTGGCGGTGCTGGTGTTCCTGAACGGCCTGGTCAATGCCTTTGACATTCCCGCACGGCAATCCTTTCTGGTTGAGATGGTGGGCAAGGAAGATCTTGCCAACGGCATTGCGCTCAACTCGGCGATGTTCAACGGCGCGCGCATGTTCGGGCCGGCCGTGGGCGGCCTGGTGATTGCAGCTTTTGGCACGGCCTGGTGCATGGCCGCCAATGCTCTGTCGTTTCTGGCGACCATTCTGGCTGTGGCCGCGATTCGCTCGCGCGCACCGGCGCGGCAGGAAAAGGCGCCGCTGCGACTGCTGCAATCGCTGCGGGAGGGCGCTGCTTACATTCGCAGCTCGCAATTGGTATGGGGCGTGCTGGGGTTGGTGGCGGTTTCGACGGTTTTTGGTTGGTCCTACACCGTCATTCTGCCGGTTTATGCTGACAAGATTTTGGGCGGCGGTGCGGTCGAGCTTGGGCAATTGCTGTCGGCAAGCGGCCTGGGCGCGCTCAGCGGCGCGGTGTTTTCGGCGACGGTGGCCAGCCGCTTTCGGCCGCGCAAGATCTTGCTGGCCGGTCTTCTCATCTTCACCCTCGCGATCATGGGGTTTGCATTGTCGCGCCAGCCGTTGCTCGCCACGATCAGTCTGGCGCTGATGGGCTTGGGTCTGATTCTGTTCAATGTCAACAGCAACAGTGCGCTGCAGCAGCGTGTGCCCGATCACTTGCGCGGCCGGGTGATGGGTTTCTATGTGCTGTGTTTCGGCGGCTTGATGCCGTTGGGCAGCCTGCAGATCGGTTTCGTTGCCGAGAAGCTGGGTGTCACTTTGGCCCTGCTGCTCAACGCCCTCATTTGCGGCCTGGCGGTGTTTGCGGCCGCCCGTGTGCTCGTGCAGATGCGCCAGCGCCCGGTGGAAGAACCGGCCGCCGCGAGTCCCTCCCCGATCAACGGCTTCTCGATTGAAAGATAG
- a CDS encoding TonB-dependent receptor, with amino-acid sequence MLSCRWLAQSLILWGALLPAALSAQQSSFSGIIRDLNTHREIRGVSVYFEGTKTGTASDLSGRFTLRLADTSAARIVVFQHVAYETRALPLAALLNLRYVYLQPRVIVLPEIEVREIGERPPEIARDLPQTVSVIDAKSFEIRGFVDAGDLLKTDHSVQIEEQLSGRKTVSIRGSNPDEVAILFNGVRLNSAYDNVFDLQLLDLQDLERLEVIKGSNTALYGADAFGGVINAVPKVQKDYSIRFQQRFGTYRSGNWGLHFFRQFNRLLASYNLARGASKRSFVAVAEDLGLKNTELHHSANLTYRFSEAGGGRLGKSLTASYLYTDRLYEDRFFDERADNLNHVLTVRYAAEQARQQDFELAVSLQRMEEDRRVVSAGSVSGVVDNRAFHLNAEKHFPLGRLDLLTAYQFEGARLEFRDDRDVPGEQRLGLHSATFTRQHHGVVAIAKLHNDGGSDFFQAVDVDVSMRHDRVLDEQPDYVLRGNPADQNPLVAAGVFERNDWRATTLKFAFSFSGYRNNLAVNGYLNVGANVKFPTLLQQVSSPAFFAPAASQPNLAPEKNRSVELGMVITRDVRAHTSIYGWQVSGNFFQNHYANKFRAAATPGIPILFYDNVQNARIAGIESQASVFFFRKKVTLSSGLSRYSISERAAFPFKSDLKRTFTLNVDHAGYSFQAYWFTESEQVGWLRRIKAGDQSGGAPAFGGLAEVTLPAYSNLDLHLSKTFAIDKLKLFVNASGRNLLHQTGEVLQGLAIRDRRYYLVLGAQY; translated from the coding sequence ATGCTGTCTTGCAGATGGCTTGCCCAGTCGTTGATTCTTTGGGGAGCCCTCCTCCCCGCTGCCTTGTCCGCCCAGCAGAGTTCCTTTTCGGGGATTATCCGCGACCTCAACACGCACCGCGAAATCCGCGGCGTCAGTGTCTATTTCGAGGGCACAAAAACCGGCACGGCCAGCGACCTCAGCGGCCGCTTCACCTTGCGGCTGGCAGACACCAGCGCCGCCCGCATCGTGGTATTTCAGCATGTGGCCTATGAAACTCGCGCCCTCCCGCTCGCGGCGCTGCTGAATCTGCGTTACGTCTATCTGCAACCGCGCGTCATCGTGCTGCCGGAAATCGAGGTGCGCGAAATCGGCGAACGGCCGCCGGAAATCGCCCGGGATTTGCCGCAAACCGTGTCGGTCATCGACGCCAAAAGCTTCGAAATCCGCGGCTTCGTCGACGCCGGCGATTTGCTCAAGACCGATCACAGCGTGCAGATCGAGGAGCAGCTCAGCGGCCGCAAGACCGTGTCGATTCGCGGCAGCAACCCGGATGAAGTAGCGATCTTGTTCAACGGTGTGCGGCTGAACAGCGCCTATGACAACGTCTTCGATTTGCAGTTGCTCGATTTGCAGGATCTCGAGCGGCTGGAAGTGATCAAGGGCAGCAACACCGCGCTTTATGGCGCCGATGCCTTCGGCGGCGTGATCAACGCGGTGCCCAAAGTGCAGAAGGACTATTCCATTCGCTTTCAGCAGCGTTTCGGCACCTACCGCTCCGGCAATTGGGGGTTGCATTTCTTTCGCCAATTCAACCGGCTGCTGGCCTCCTACAATCTCGCGCGCGGCGCTTCCAAACGCAGTTTCGTTGCGGTTGCTGAGGACCTGGGATTGAAGAACACCGAATTGCATCATTCCGCCAATCTCACTTACCGCTTCAGCGAAGCCGGCGGCGGCCGGCTGGGCAAATCCTTGACGGCGAGTTACCTCTACACCGATCGCCTTTATGAAGATCGCTTCTTCGATGAACGCGCCGACAATCTCAATCACGTGCTGACGGTGCGCTATGCCGCGGAACAGGCGCGCCAGCAGGATTTCGAGCTGGCGGTATCGCTGCAACGAATGGAAGAAGACCGGCGGGTGGTGAGCGCCGGGTCGGTGAGCGGCGTGGTTGACAATCGCGCCTTTCATCTCAACGCGGAGAAGCATTTTCCCCTGGGCCGGCTGGATCTGCTGACGGCGTATCAATTCGAGGGCGCGCGGCTGGAGTTTCGCGATGACCGCGACGTGCCCGGCGAGCAGCGGCTGGGCTTGCATTCCGCCACGTTCACGCGGCAGCATCACGGCGTGGTGGCCATCGCCAAGCTGCACAATGACGGCGGCTCGGACTTTTTTCAAGCCGTGGACGTGGATGTCAGCATGCGCCACGATCGCGTGCTGGATGAACAGCCGGACTACGTGCTGCGCGGCAATCCGGCGGATCAGAATCCGCTGGTGGCCGCCGGCGTTTTCGAGCGCAATGATTGGCGCGCCACCACGCTCAAGTTCGCCTTCAGTTTTTCGGGGTACCGCAACAATCTTGCGGTGAATGGCTATTTGAATGTGGGCGCCAATGTCAAATTTCCCACGCTGCTGCAGCAGGTCAGCTCGCCGGCCTTTTTCGCGCCCGCTGCCAGCCAGCCCAATCTCGCGCCGGAGAAGAACCGCAGCGTGGAATTGGGCATGGTGATCACACGCGACGTGCGCGCGCATACCAGCATCTACGGCTGGCAGGTGAGCGGCAACTTCTTTCAAAATCATTACGCGAACAAATTCCGCGCGGCGGCCACGCCCGGCATTCCGATCCTGTTCTACGACAACGTGCAAAACGCCCGCATTGCCGGCATCGAATCCCAGGCCAGTGTGTTCTTTTTCCGCAAGAAAGTGACGCTCAGCAGCGGCCTGTCACGCTACTCGATTTCCGAGCGGGCGGCGTTCCCCTTCAAATCCGATCTCAAGCGCACGTTCACGCTCAATGTCGATCATGCCGGTTATTCCTTCCAGGCCTACTGGTTCACGGAAAGCGAGCAAGTCGGCTGGCTGCGCCGCATCAAAGCGGGAGACCAGTCGGGCGGCGCGCCCGCATTTGGCGGCCTGGCCGAGGTCACGCTGCCGGCCTACTCCAATCTCGATTTGCATCTCAGCAAGACTTTTGCGATCGACAAACTGAAGCTCTTTGTCAATGCCTCCGGCCGCAATCTGCTCCACCAAACGGGCGAGGTGTTGCAGGGGCTGGCCATTCGTGACCGGCGCTACTATCTGGTGCTGGGCGCGCAATATTGA